One genomic segment of Aquamicrobium lusatiense includes these proteins:
- the argF gene encoding ornithine carbamoyltransferase: MSLRHFTDLSTISAPDLRTMLDDAAKRKARLKAGERSRPLEGRVLAMIFDKPSTRTRVSFDVGMRQLGGETIMLTGTEMQLGRSETIADTAKVLSRYVDAIMIRTTAHQRLIELTENASVPVINALTDDTHPCQIMADLLTFEEHRGPVAGRTFAWTGDGNNVLHSLMEAAARFSFNVNVAVPQGSEPMQEYVDWSRTNGASVTFFPTAEEAVDGVDCVVTDSWVSMNQEHRARGQNVFLPYQVNAQLMSRAKPDALFMHCLPAHRGEEVTDEVIDGPNSVVFDEAENRLHAQKAILAWCLGAERAA, from the coding sequence ATGAGCCTGCGCCACTTCACCGACCTCTCCACTATCTCTGCGCCGGATCTGCGCACCATGCTGGACGATGCGGCGAAGCGAAAAGCGCGTCTCAAGGCCGGTGAACGCTCCCGCCCGCTGGAGGGCAGGGTTCTGGCCATGATCTTCGACAAGCCCTCGACGCGCACCCGCGTGTCGTTCGATGTCGGCATGCGCCAGCTTGGCGGCGAGACGATCATGCTGACCGGCACCGAGATGCAGCTTGGCCGCTCCGAGACGATCGCCGACACCGCCAAGGTGCTGTCGCGCTATGTCGATGCGATCATGATCCGCACCACCGCGCATCAGCGGCTGATCGAGCTCACCGAAAACGCCAGCGTGCCGGTCATCAATGCGCTGACCGACGACACTCACCCCTGCCAGATCATGGCCGACCTGCTCACCTTCGAGGAGCACCGCGGGCCGGTTGCCGGGCGCACCTTCGCCTGGACGGGCGACGGCAACAATGTGCTGCATTCGCTGATGGAGGCGGCTGCCCGCTTCTCCTTCAACGTCAACGTCGCCGTGCCGCAGGGCAGCGAACCGATGCAGGAATATGTGGACTGGTCCCGCACCAATGGCGCCAGCGTAACCTTCTTCCCGACCGCCGAAGAGGCCGTGGACGGCGTCGACTGCGTGGTGACCGATTCCTGGGTATCGATGAACCAGGAGCACCGCGCCCGTGGCCAGAACGTGTTCCTGCCCTATCAGGTCAATGCGCAGCTCATGTCCAGAGCAAAGCCCGACGCGCTGTTCATGCACTGCCTGCCCGCCCACCGTGGCGAGGAAGTGACCGACGAGGTGATCGACGGACCGAATTCGGTGGTGTTCGACGAGGCCGAGAACCGGCTCCACGCCCAGAAGGCGATTCTGGCCTGGTGCCTCGGTGCCGAGCGCGCTGCTTGA
- a CDS encoding Hsp33 family molecular chaperone, whose product MLESIRVTGQDPKPRDVKLGEFGHAGDDHVVPFEVSALDVRGRTVQLGAMLDAILTRHAYPEPVARLLAQACVLTVLLGTSLKFQGKFILQTRTDGPVDMLVADFSTPDALRAYAKFDAERVAVLEAEGKVDEISLLGSGVLALTIDQGEHMQRYQGIVALDGITLEEAARVYFRQSEQIPTDLRLAVARQVFAGGEERWRAGGLFAQFLPQAPERMRMPDLNGGDGDDSKGGDHPQDDAWQELLALLATVEPTELIDPTVGAERLLYRLFHEHGVRVFESAAVADRCSCSQERIEGMLRGFTVEEIQDSVEDGRIRVECQFCSKAYDFEPADFLPAGT is encoded by the coding sequence ATGCTGGAATCCATTCGAGTGACCGGACAAGATCCAAAGCCCCGCGACGTTAAGCTTGGCGAATTCGGCCATGCAGGCGACGACCATGTCGTGCCCTTCGAGGTCTCCGCCCTCGACGTGCGCGGCCGCACCGTGCAGCTTGGCGCCATGCTGGACGCCATACTGACGCGCCATGCCTATCCCGAACCGGTCGCCCGGCTGCTGGCGCAGGCCTGCGTGCTGACGGTTCTGCTTGGCACCTCGCTGAAGTTTCAGGGCAAGTTCATCCTGCAGACCCGCACGGACGGACCCGTGGACATGCTGGTTGCCGATTTCAGCACGCCGGATGCGCTGCGCGCCTACGCAAAATTCGATGCGGAGCGGGTGGCCGTGCTGGAAGCCGAAGGCAAGGTCGACGAAATCAGCCTGCTCGGCTCCGGCGTGCTGGCGCTGACCATCGATCAGGGCGAGCACATGCAGCGCTATCAGGGCATCGTGGCGCTGGACGGCATCACGCTGGAAGAAGCCGCGCGCGTCTATTTCCGCCAGTCGGAGCAGATCCCGACCGATCTCAGGCTGGCGGTTGCGAGGCAGGTGTTCGCAGGTGGCGAGGAGCGCTGGCGGGCGGGCGGCCTGTTCGCCCAGTTCCTGCCGCAGGCGCCCGAACGGATGCGCATGCCTGACCTGAACGGCGGCGACGGCGATGACAGCAAGGGTGGCGACCATCCGCAGGACGACGCCTGGCAGGAGCTTCTGGCCCTGCTTGCCACGGTGGAGCCCACCGAACTCATCGATCCGACCGTTGGGGCGGAACGCCTGCTTTACCGGCTGTTCCACGAGCATGGCGTGCGCGTGTTCGAGAGCGCGGCGGTCGCCGACCGCTGCTCCTGCTCGCAGGAGCGGATCGAGGGCATGCTGCGCGGCTTCACCGTCGAGGAAATACAGGACAGCGTCGAAGACGGGCGCATCCGTGTCGAATGCCAGTTCTGCTCGAAGGCCTATGACTTCGAACCGGCCGACTTCCTGCCGGCAGGCACCTGA